From Primulina tabacum isolate GXHZ01 chromosome 2, ASM2559414v2, whole genome shotgun sequence, one genomic window encodes:
- the LOC142537066 gene encoding UDP-glucose 6-dehydrogenase 1-like, protein MVKICCIGAGYVGGPTMAVIALKCPQIEVAVVDISVPRINGWNSDQLPIYEPGLDDVVKQCRGKNLFFSTDVEKHVFEADIVFVSVNTPTKTRGLGAGKAADLTYWESAARMIADVSKSDKIVVEKSTVPVKTAEAIEKILTHNSKGINYQILSNPEFLAEGTAIQDLFNPDRVLIGGRETPEGFKAVQALKDVYAHWVPEDRILTTNLWSAELSKLAANAFLAQRISSVNAMSALCEATGADVTQVAYAVGKDTRIGPKFLNASVGFGGSCFQKDILNLVYICECNGLPEVAEYWKQVIKINDYQKNRFVNRLVASMFNTVANKKVAILGFAFKKDTGDTRETPAIDVCKGLLGDKAYLSIYDPQVTEDQIQRDLTMNKFDWDHPLHLQPTSPSTVKKLHAAWDAYEATKDAHAICILTEWDEFKTLDFQRIYDNMQKPAFIFDGRNIIDANKLRKIGFIVYSIGKPLDAWLKDMPAVA, encoded by the coding sequence ATTTGCTGTATTGGAGCCGGGTATGTAGGAGGCCCGACTATGGCAGTAATAGCACTAAAGTGTCCTCAAATTGAAGTAGCTGTTGTTGATATTTCTGTTCCTCGTATCAATGGCTGGAACAGCGATCAGCTTCCCATCTATGAGCCTGGCCTTGATGATGTGGTAAAACAGTGCCGGGGAAAGAATCTGTTCTTCAGCACGGATGTGGAGAAACATGTATTTGAGGCCGACATAGTCTTTGTCTCAGTCAATACTCCCACCAAGACTCGAGGTCTTGGAGCTGGTAAGGCAGCAGATTTGACATATTGGGAGAGCGCTGCCCGCATGATTGCTGATGTGTCAAAATCGGACAAGATTGTGGTTGAGAAGTCCACTGTTCCGGTCAAAACTGCTGAGGCCATTGAAAAAATATTGACCCACAACAGCAAGGGAATTAATTATCAAATCCTCTCTAACCCAGAATTTCTTGCTGAGGGGACTGCTATTCAAGATCTTTTCAACCCAGACAGAGTTCTCATTGGAGGCAGGGAGACCCCAGAAGGCTTCAAGGCCGTGCAAGCCCTGAAGGATGTTTATGCCCACTGGGTTCCTGAAGATCGTATCCTCACCACTAATTTATGGTCTGCAGAGCTCTCAAAGCTTGCTGCTAATGCATTCTTAGCTCAAAGAATCTCTTCAGTCAACGCGATGTCTGCTCTCTGTGAGGCTACTGGAGCAGATGTCACCCAAGTGGCTTACGCCGTAGGAAAGGACACAAGAATTGGTCCCAAGTTCCTCAATGCCAGTGTTGGTTTTGGTGGTTCCTGCTTCCAGAAGGACATTCTGAACTTGGTTTACATTTGTGAATGCAATGGTCTCCCGGAAGTTGCAGAATACTGGAAGCAGGTTATTAAGATCAACGACTACCAAAAGAACCGTTTTGTCAATCGCCTCGTTGCTTCCATGTTCAACACAGTCGCTAACAAGAAAGTAGCCATCTTGGGTTTTGCCTTCAAGAAAGATACTGGTGATACCAGGGAGACTCCTGCTATCGATGTTTGCAAAGGACTCTTAGGTGACAAAGCCTACCTGAGCATCTATGATCCTCAGGTCACTGAGGATCAGATCCAGAGGGACCTTACAATGAACAAATTCGACTGGGATCATCCCCTTCATCTTCAACCGACTAGCCCCTCCACTGTGAAGAAACTTCATGCTGCTTGGGATGCCTACGAGGCCACAAAGGATGCACATGCCATCTGCATCCTCACCGAATGGGATGAATTTAAGACACTCGATTTCCAAAGGATATACGACAATATGCAGAAACCCGCCTTTATTTTCGATGGAAGGAACATTATTGACGCTAATAAGCTCAGGAAAATCGGTTTCATCGTTTACTCAATTGGCAAACCACTTGATGCCTGGCTCAAGGACATGCCTGCTGTCGcataa
- the LOC142537067 gene encoding LOW QUALITY PROTEIN: BAG family molecular chaperone regulator 8, chloroplastic-like (The sequence of the model RefSeq protein was modified relative to this genomic sequence to represent the inferred CDS: deleted 4 bases in 2 codons): MASHHHFCQCHQPATNSPSCYGHCCYTPHTHCHQHHHHHPLPLPPQDSKFHFPIPPRPHLYSVQSHIQNLHHHPHTPEGYLHHERRIHPTVSSLLSRIASLESALHRRSSPFSSSHSLRDAAACTIQTHFRAFLLRRSRTLRQLKDLASIKSTLGLLKSSVYEKTHFDHGILYDKAMDLLLKLESVQGSDPMIRDGRKSVSRELNQFLDWIDAVCVERRGFSSNVRHRGDNVKTRVLNGERKTGSVKSGGFKGINVAKLKGLVEKIDKLAEELEEESGSGESQDLFLTRNQVTSGNRSGILVKQYGGAHPKVTKNVKFADNGKACWVSRRNSRPLLEEDCDDSIDDVNLDDAERQLEDDLCREVEVMGVSSKDADDEDEEENHSESGGSLPSSDGKKGLGNNSNHKAEEFVFAAPLPVKMEMRDDLIGKRRNS, from the exons ATGGCCTCCCACCACCATTTCTGCCAGTGCCACCAACCCGCCACCAACTCCCCCTCTTGCTATGGCCACTGCTGCTACACTCCCCACACACACTGCCACcagcaccaccaccaccaccctcTGCCATTACCGCCGCAAGATTCCAAATTCCATTTTCCCATCCCTCCACGACCCCATCTCTATTCTGTTCAATCTCACATTCAAAATCTACACCACCACCCCCATACCCCGGAAGGCTACCTCCACCATGAGCGGCGGATCCATCCCACCGTGTCCTCTCTGCTAAGCCGAATCGCCTCCCTAGAGTCTGCCCTCCACCGTCGCTCCTCCCCTTTTTCCTCCTCCCACTCGCTCCGTGATGCGGCTGCGTGCACCATTCAGACTCATTTCAGAGCCTTCCTTCTCCGCAGATCAAGAACC CTCCGCCAGCTCAAAGATCTTGCTTCCATTAAATCAACTCTCGGGCTTCTCAAATCCTCGGTTTATGAGAAAACCCACTTCGATCATGGCATACTCTATGATAAAGCCATGGACTTGCTTCTCAAACTTGAATCTGTTCAG GGTAGTGATCCCATGATTAGAGATGGAAGAAAGTCAGTGAGCAGAGAATTGAATCAATTTTTGGATTGGATTGATGCAGTTTGTGTGGAAAGG AGGGGGTTTTCAAGTAATGTGAGACATAGAGGAGATAATGTGAAAACTAGGGTGTTAAATGGTGAAAGAAAAACTGGTAGCGTGAAAAGTGGAGGCTTCAAAGGAATCAATGTAGCGAAATTGAAAGGTTTAGttgaaaaaattgataaattagCTGAGGAGCTTGAGGAGGAAAGTGGGTCAGGTGAAAGCCAAGATTTGTTTTTGACGAGAAATCAAGTTACTTCTGGGAATAGAAGTGGGATTTTGGTGAAGCAGTATGGAGGAGCTCATCCCAAAGTAacaaaaaatgtaaaatttgCCGACAATGGCAAGGCTTGTTGGGTTTCAAGGAGAAACAGCAGGCCATTATTGGAAGAGGATTGTGATGATAGCATTGATGACGTAAATTTAGATGATGCTGAAAGACAGCTTGAAGATGATCTTTGTCGAGAAGTTGAAGTAATGGGGGTATCTTCAAAAGATGCTGATGATGaagatgaggaggaaaatcactCGGAGAGTGGAGGATCGTTGCCGAGCAGTGATGGCAAAAAAGGCCTCGGAAATAATAGTAATCATAAAGCCGAGGAATTTGTTTTTGCTGCTCCGTTGCCTGTGAAGATGGAAATGAGagatgatttgattggaaagaGACGCAATAGCTAA
- the LOC142537065 gene encoding putative galacturonosyltransferase 14: MQLHFSPSMRSITISSSSCGGNVNGGGGDLMRIKVATRHISYRALFQTILILAFLLPFVFILTALVTLEGVNKCSSIDCLGRRLGPKLLGRADASGRLVKDFVKILNQANSEKVPQSLKLPDSFSQLVSEMKNNKHSSKEFGSILKGMMERSEREIRESRFAELMNKHFAASAIPRGIHCLSLRLTDEYSSNAHARKQLPSPELLPLLSDNSYHHFVLSTDNILAASVVVTSAVQSSLNPERNVFHVITDKKTYAGMHSWFALNPVSPAVVEVKGVHQFDWLTRENVPVLEAVENHYGIRNYYHGNHVAGANLSDISPRSFASKLQARSPKYISLLNHLRIYLPELFPYLDKVVFLDDDVVIQHDLSPLWAVDLDGKVNGAVETCKGEDEWVMSKRFRNYFNFSHPLITRNLNPDECAWAYGMNIFDLSAWRKTKIRDIYHAWLKQNLKSNLTLWKLGTLPPALIAFRGYVHPIDPSWHMLGLGYQHKSNIEKVKKAAVIHYNGQSKPWLEIGFEHLRPFWTKYVNNSNDFIRNCHILE; the protein is encoded by the exons ATGCAGCTGCACTTCTCACCTAGCATGAGAAGTATAACGATATCATCGAGCAGCTGTGGAGGAAATGTCAATGGAGGAGGCGGAGATTTGATGAGGATCAAGGTTGCAACTCGCCATATTTCGTACCGCGCGCTCTTCCAAACCATTTTGATTCTTGCTTTTTTGTTGCCTTTTGTCTTCATTCTGACCGCCCTCGTTACCCTTGAAGGTGTCAACAAGTGCTCCTCAATAG ATTGTTTAGGACGCCGTTTGGGGCCTAAGCTTCTTGGTAGAGCTGATGCTTCTGGG agGCTGGTCAAGGACTTTGTTAAGATCCTGAATCAAGCAAACTCTGAAAAAGTCCCTCAAAGTCTGAAGCTCCCAGACTCTTTTAGTCAGCTTGTTTCTGAAATGAAAAACAACAAACACAGTTCAAAGGAGTTTGGTTCGATTTTGAAAGGGATG ATGGAAAGATCTGAAAGGGAAATCAGGGAATCCAGGTTTGCAGAGCTAATGAATAAACACTTTGCAGCTAGTGCTATTCCTAGGGGCATTCACTGCCTTTCATTGAGGCTGACTGATGAATATTCTTCTAATGCTCATGCGCGCAAACAGTTACCTTCTCCAGAGTTACTTCCTTTGCTTTCTGACAACTCCTACCATCACTTTGTATTGTCTACCGACAACATTCttgctgcttcagttgttgtCACATCTGCTGTGCAGTCATCACTAAATCCCGAAAgaaatgtttttcatgtcataACTGACAAAAAAACATATGCAGGAATGCATTCATGGTTTGCTCTAAATCCTGTATCTCCAGCTGTAGTTGAAGTAAAAGGTGTTCATCAGTTTGATTGGTTAACTAGAGAGAATGTCCCAGTTCTTGAAGCTGTGGAGAACCATTATGGGATCAGAAATTACTACCATGGAAATCACGTTGCTGGAGCCAATCTTAGTGATATCTCACCGCGATCATTTGCCTCAAAATTACAAGCTAGAAGTCCAAAGTATATCTCCTTACTCAATCATCTACGTATATATCTTCCAGAG CTATTCCCATACCTTGACAAGGTGGTGTTCTTAGATGATGATGTTGTGATTCAACATGATTTGTCTCCTCTCTGGGCTGTTGACCTTGATGGGAAAGTTAATGGAGCTGTTGAAACTTGTAAAGGCGAAGATGAGTGGGTCATGTCCAAAAGATTTAGAAACTATTTCAACTTCTCTCATCCACTTATAACAAGGAATTTGAATCCTGATGAATGTGCTTGGGCATATGGAATGAATATTTTTGATTTGAGTGCATGGAGAAAGACAAAAATCAGGGATATTTATCATGCCTGGCTCAAGCAG AATTTGAAGTCAAACCTGACATTATGGAAACTTGGAACCCTACCCCCTGCTTTGATTGCATTTAGGGGTTATGTTCACCCAATTGACCCCTCGTGGCACATGCTTGGGTTGGGCTATCAACACAAGAGCAACattgaaaaagtaaaaaaggCAGCAGTGATTCACTATAATGGCCAGTCAAAACCATGGTTGGAGATTGGTTTTGAGCATCTCCGGCCATTTTGGACCAAATATGTGAACAACTCCAATGACTTTATCAGGAATTGCCACATCTTGGAATAG
- the LOC142537070 gene encoding membrane-anchored ubiquitin-fold protein 2-like isoform X2, which yields MSGAKDQLEIKFRLNDGSDIGPKNFSVATSVATLKENVIAQWPKEKQNGPRTVKDVKLICAGRILENNKTVGECMSPLCDIPGGATTMHVVVQPPPEKEKKVPSEPKHKCLCVIL from the exons atgtCTGGGGCAAAAGATCAGCTGGAAATCAAGTTTAGGTTGAATGATGGGTCAGATATTGGACCGAAGAATTTTTCTGTGGCTACAAGTGTCGCTACCTTGAAAGAGAATGTCATAGCTCAATGGCCTAAAG AGAAACAAAATGGTCCACGTACAGTGAAGGATGTCAAGTTAATTTGTGCAGGAAGAATACTAGAGAACAACAAAACTGTGGGGGAATGTATGAGCCCATTATGTGATATTCCAGGAGGAGCCACCACCATGCATGTCGTTGTTCAACCCCCACCTGAAAAAG AGAAGAAAGTACCAAGCGAACCTAAGCACAAATGTTTGTGTGTGATTTTATAA
- the LOC142537070 gene encoding membrane-anchored ubiquitin-fold protein 2-like isoform X1 — translation MSGAKDQLEIKFRLNDGSDIGPKNFSVATSVATLKENVIAQWPKEKQNGPRTVKDVKLICAGRILENNKTVGECMSPLCDIPGGATTMHVVVQPPPEKDEVDGICIAIQRGQILVDTKQVVKRAHITKNMHS, via the exons atgtCTGGGGCAAAAGATCAGCTGGAAATCAAGTTTAGGTTGAATGATGGGTCAGATATTGGACCGAAGAATTTTTCTGTGGCTACAAGTGTCGCTACCTTGAAAGAGAATGTCATAGCTCAATGGCCTAAAG AGAAACAAAATGGTCCACGTACAGTGAAGGATGTCAAGTTAATTTGTGCAGGAAGAATACTAGAGAACAACAAAACTGTGGGGGAATGTATGAGCCCATTATGTGATATTCCAGGAGGAGCCACCACCATGCATGTCGTTGTTCAACCCCCACCTGAAAAAG ATGAAGTTGATGGGATTTGTATAGCCATCCAAAGAGGTCAAATTCTTGTTGACACAAAACAAGTGGTGAAACGAGCGCACATAACAAAAAACATGCATTCATGA
- the LOC142537069 gene encoding uncharacterized protein LOC142537069, whose protein sequence is MDYSDGEVSSTASREEGLECPICWESFNLVENVPYVLWCGHSLCKNCILGLQWAVVKCPTLPLQLPLFISCPWCNLLSLRLVYRGNLKFPSKNFFLLWMLESMNGDRVKSDSTICGHHHVVCSSSAKATRSYVGNNHRRRQHMHHSELLESSHDGNQFNGYLAVERFHSNLRKALIFFVHLTAKFPLVVIFLLIIFYAIPASAAILALYILITVVFALPSFLILYFAYPSLDWLMREIFT, encoded by the coding sequence ATGGATTATTCTGATGGTGAAGTTTCTTCAACAGCCAGCAGAGAGGAGGGACTAGAATGCCCTATATGCTGGGAATCCTTTAATCTTGTTGAAAATGTACCCTATGTTTTGTGGTGTGGACATTCATTGTGCAAGAACTGCATCCTTGGTCTCCAGTGGGCTGTTGTGAAATGTCCCACTTTACCACTTCAGCTCCCACTCTTCATATCTTGCCCCTGGTGCAATCTCTTGTCACTTCGCCTGGTTTATAGAGGGAACCTGAAATTTCCCAGTAAAAATTTCTTTCTTCTTTGGATGCTGGAAAGCATGAATGGTGACAGAGTGAAATCTGATTCCACCATTTGTGGGCATCATCACGTAGTTTGTTCATCAAGTGCAAAAGCAACGAGAAGCTATGTAGGCAATAACCATAGAAGACGGCAACATATGCATCATTCTGAACTGTTGGAATCTAGTCATGATGGCAATCAATTCAACGGATATCTTGCTGTTGAGAGGTTTCACTCCAACCTCAGAAAGGCCCTCATTTTCTTTGTTCATTTGACTGCAAAGTTTCCACTGGTCGTCATTTTTCTTCTCATAATCTTTTATGCGATTCCTGCTAGTGCAGCCATCTTGGCTCTGTACATACTTATCACAGTTGTCTTTGCACTACCATCTTTCCTCATTCTGTACTTTGCATATCCCAGTTTGGATTGGCTGATGAGGGAGATCTTCACATGA
- the LOC142538099 gene encoding cyclic nucleotide-gated ion channel 2-like: MEDSQISNSGECYACTRDSIPVFHSASWYKADQPEWEASAGSSLLPIKNRLDRKNLNTHLASNHPFVRSLDPRSKGVRRWNRAILLARSMSLAVDPLFFYVLSIGRGGSPCLYTDRVLVAIATVLRVCLDALHLCHVWLQFRLAFVPKESLVIGCGKLVWDTRAIAAHYLRSLDGFWFDVFVILPVPQAVYWLVMPRLITEERAQHITTILLSSFLFQFLPKIYHTLSLIRRMQKVTGYIFGTIWWGFGLNLIAYFIASHVVGGCWYILAIQRVVSCLGQRRNPEVVGRKSFCLDVNGSFGYGIYTWALPVVSSNSVSVKILYPICWGMMTLSTFGNNLEPTSDWKEVMFSISLVLGGLLLFTLLIGNIQVFLHAVMAKKRKMQLRCRDMEWWMRRRQLPLKLRQRVRRYERQRWTILGGNDGLEFISDLPDGLRRDINRFLCLDLIKKVPLFHTLDDLILDNICDRAKPLVFSKDEKIIREGDPVQRIVFIVHGRVKRSQNLSRGILATNILESGTFFGDELLSWCLRRPFMERLPHSSAAFTCLESTEAFALEANHLRYITDHFRYKFVNERVRRTARYYSSNWRTWGAVNIQLAWRRYMQRSSHCSVGYGSGTADGDRRLRQYAIFFMSIRPRDHLE, encoded by the exons ATGGAGGACAGCCAAATCTCCAACTCCGGTGAATGTTACGCATGCACTCGAGACAGCATCCCCGTTTTCCATTCCGCAAGCTGGTACAAAGCCGACCAGCCGGAGTGGGAGGCGTCCGCGGGTTCTTCCCTCCTCCCGATAAAAAATCGGCTGGACAGAAAAAACCTCAACACCCACCTCGCCTCGAACCACCCATTCGTCAGAAGTTTGGACCCACGGAGCAAGGGCGTGCGACGTTGGAACAGGGCGATCTTGTTGGCGCGTAGCATGTCGTTAGCTGTGGACCCGCTCTTCTTTTATGTTTTGTCCATTGGCCGCGGTGGGTCGCCGTGCTTGTACACTGACCGTGTGTTGGTCGCTATTGCCACCGTGCTGCGTGTTTGCCTCGATGCCTTGCATTTATGCCATGTGTGGCTGCAGTTCCGGCTGGCTTTTGTGCCGAAAGAATCCCTGGTTATTGGATGCGGGAAACTCGTTTGGGACACACGTGCAATTGCTGCTCATTACTTGCGATCACTCGATGGATTCTGGTTTGATGTTTTTGTCATTCTACCAGTTCCTCAG GCTGTTTATTGGTTAGTGATGCCAAGATTGATCACAGAGGAAAGAGCACAGCATATAACAACGATTCTCTTGTCGAGTTTCTTGTTCCAATTCCTACCTAAGATATATCACACCTTGTCCTTGATAAGAAGAATGCAGAAGGTAACAGGCTACATCTTCGGCACAATTTGGTGGGGGTTCGGCCTTAATCTCATAGCATACTTCATCGCCTCTCAC GTTGTGGGTGGATGTTGGTACATTCTTGCGATACAACGTGTAGTGTCGTGCCTCGGGCAACGACGCAACCCAGAAGTTGTGGGTAGAAAATCATTCTGCTTGGATGTCAATGGATCGTTTGGATACGGAATATACACATGGGCACTTCCTGTTGTATCTAGCAACTCGGTGTCTGTCAAGATTCTTTATCCCATTTGTTGGGGAATGATGACACTTAG TACTTTTGGCAACAACTTGGAGCCAACAAGTGACTGGAAGGAAGTAATGTTCAGTATAAGCCTTGTCCTTGGTGGTTTGCTGTTATTCACTCTGTTGATTGGAAATATTCAG GTATTTTTGCACGCTGTCATGGCCAAGAAGAGAAAAATGCAGCTAAGGTGCCGTGACATGGAATGGTGGATGAGACGGAGGCAATTGCCATTGAAACTGAGGCAAAGAGTCAGACGTTATGAACGACAAAGATGGACTATATTGGGTGGTAATGATGGATTAGAATTTATTTCTGATCTACCAGATGGACTCAGACGCGACATTAATCGATTTCTTTGCCTTGATCTGATAAAAAAG GTACCACTGTTCCACACCTTGGATGATCTGATACTGGACAATATATGTGACCGTGCCAAGCCTCTCGTCTTCTCCAAAGACGAAAAG ATAATACGAGAGGGTGACCCTGTGCAAAGAATCGTTTTCATTGTGCATGGTCGTGTAAAGAGAAGCCAAAATCTAAGTAGAGGGATTCTGGCCACCAACATCCTCGAGTCAGGTACATTCTTTGGGGACGAGCTTCTCTCTTGGTGCCTGCGTCGCCCTTTTATGGAAAGGCTTCCGCATTCTTCCGCCGCATTTACATGCCTCGAATCAACGGAGGCATTTGCCTTAGAAGCCAACCATCTTCGGTACATCACGGATCATTTTCGCTACAAATTTGTGAACGAGAGGGTGAGACGCACAGCAAGATACTATTCGTCGAATTGGAGGACATGGGGCGCTGTTAATATCCAATTAGCTTGGCGACGTTATATGCAGAGGAGTTCACATTGTTCAGTTGGCTATGGCTCCGGGACTGCGGATGGTGATCGCCGCCTGAGGCAATACGCCATATTCTTTATGTCGATTCGACCCCGTGATCATCTTGAATAA
- the LOC142537071 gene encoding uncharacterized protein LOC142537071, whose amino-acid sequence MEACFFSSNSFTKTTEVLPSIRVRIPTYKRKRLNQYQSKTLTAPNLSVSCSTAASPQDEENPFVSSDWRAFRARLVANESQSIRPEHQSANQTAPASPPPPIPFGSKWAHTIPEPEKGCLLIATEKLDGVHIFERTVILLLSTGPIGPTGLILNRPSLMSIKEMKSSSFDVSGTFSDRPLFFGGPLEEGLFLVSPEEEGKTEIVEKSGVFEEVMKGLYYGTKESVGCAVEMVKRDMVKVGEFRFFDGYCGWDKEQLRDEIRAGYWTVAACSCGVVGLTSVGSIGLWEEIIGLMGRRKVS is encoded by the exons ATGGAAGCTTGCTTTTTCTCCTCCAATTCCTTCACAAAAACAACTGAAGTTCTTCCTTCAATAAGGGTTAGGATCCCCACTTACAAAAGGAAAAGGCTGAATCAGTATCAGTCTAAAACACTCACGGCTCCTAATTTATCTGTATCAT GTTCAACAGCAGCATCGCCTCAAGATGAAGAAAATCCTTTTGTCAGCTCCGACTGGCGCGCTTTCCGAGCAAGACTCGTCGCCAACGAATCACAGTCCATACGGCCTGAACATCAATCCGCCAATCAAACAGCTCCCGCCAGCCCGCCTCCGCCAATCCCATTTGGATCCAAATGGGCACACACGATCCCCGAACCGGAAAAGGGCTGCCTGCTTATCGCGACTGAGAAGCTAGACGGTGTGCACATCTTCGAAAGAACCGTGATCCTCCTCCTGTCCACCGGCCCCATCGGCCCGACCGGCCTCATCCTCAACCGGCCGTCACTCATGTCCATCAAAGAAATGAAGTCATCTTCGTTCGACGTTTCGGGAACCTTTTCGGACAGGCCATTGTTCTTCGGAGGTCCATTGGAAGAAGGGCTGTTTCTGGTGAGTCCCGAGGAAGAAGGGAAGACGGAGATTGTGGAGAAGAGTGGTGTCTTTGAGGAGGTGATGAAAGGACTGTACTACGGGACTAAGGAAAGCGTGGGATGTGCGGTTGAAATGGTCAAAAGGGATATGGTGAAAGTCGGGGAGTTCAGGTTCTTCGATGGATACTGCGGGTGGGATAAGGAGCAGCTGAGGGATGAGATTAGGGCCGGGTATTGGACTGTGGCTGCTTGTAGTTGTGGTGTTGTTGGGCTTACCAGTGTCGGAAGCATTGGGCTTTGGGAGGAGATTATTGGGCTCATGGGCCGAAGAAAAGTGTCCTGA
- the LOC142537072 gene encoding early nodulin-like protein 17: protein MGRLIAVVLGLICAAVMLPEVAAVRFMVGGNVGWSPNVNYTVWAEGKHFYNGDWLFFVYDRNQMNVLEVNQTDYESCNSDHFLHNFTTGAGRDVVPLNVTRKYYFISGKGFCFSGMKIAINVENPPPPPSSSPQKAGSNSLFSTLREILVPVLFAVAVAWDSIVMIF from the exons ATGGGCCGGTTAATTGCGGTGGTGCTGGGATTGATTTGTGCGGCGGTGATGCTGCCGGAGGTGGCGGCTGTGCGTTTCATGGTTGGTGGGAACGTGGGTTGGAGTCCAAATGTTAACTATACTGTATGGGCTGAAGGCAAGCATTTCTACAATGGGGATTGGCTGT TTTTTGTGTACGATAGGAACCAGATGAACGTTCTAGAAGTGAACCAAACTGACTATGAAAGCTGCAATTCCGACCATTTCCTTCACAATTTTACTACTGGTGCTGGAAGGGATGTGGTTCCGCTGAATGTGACGAGAAAATACTATTTCATCAGTGGTAAAGGATTCTGCTTCTCAGGCATGAAGATAGCAATCAATGTCGAAAATCCACCGCCTCCACCATCATCTTCACCTCAGAAGGCCGGATCTAACAGTCTGTTCTCTACTTTACGAGAGATTCTGGTGCCAGTTCTTTTCGCAGTTGCTGTTGCGTGGGATTCGATTGTCATGATCTTCTAG